The following are encoded together in the Campylobacter devanensis genome:
- a CDS encoding cytochrome b, translating into MAHITKATSVRDWFDQRIALTKLWNVLAGQYWIPKNINFLWAMGVVLTVLFTLLFISGLLLLMYYKPDANLAFDSVNYTIMKEVEYGWLWRHIHAVAASVIFLIIYIHAFVGIYYGSYKKGREMIWISGMLLFLIFSAEAFSGYMLPWGQMSYWAAQVITQLFGGIPFIGGALVEWIRGDYAVSDPTLTRFFMLHVCLLPIVIIMVIGVHFYTLRIPHVNNLEGEEIDFELEAEKYLKGDTVNSKVIPFWPGFLSKDFFYVSLFMIFFFYLVSFHFNFAMDPINFDPANAAKTPTHIYPEWYFLWQYEILRGFFFDIGPLKAADIGALAMAFAGISLFFMPLYDRSDVVAPAHKRKGFFIWFWLLIIDLIILTVYGKLPPTGFNAWIGFFSSVGFLALLLVVLPIITIKERKANK; encoded by the coding sequence ATGGCACATATTACAAAAGCTACAAGCGTAAGAGATTGGTTCGATCAGCGTATAGCTCTTACAAAATTATGGAATGTCCTAGCAGGGCAATACTGGATACCTAAAAATATCAATTTTCTTTGGGCAATGGGTGTAGTTTTAACTGTACTTTTTACCCTACTTTTTATAAGCGGTTTATTATTGCTAATGTACTATAAACCAGATGCAAATTTAGCCTTTGATAGTGTGAATTACACTATTATGAAAGAAGTTGAATATGGCTGGTTATGGCGTCATATTCACGCAGTTGCAGCCTCTGTTATATTTTTAATCATCTATATTCACGCATTTGTAGGTATTTACTACGGTTCATACAAAAAAGGTCGTGAGATGATTTGGATTAGTGGTATGCTACTTTTCTTAATATTCTCTGCTGAGGCATTTAGTGGATATATGCTACCATGGGGACAGATGAGCTACTGGGCAGCGCAAGTTATCACACAACTATTTGGTGGAATTCCATTTATTGGCGGTGCTCTTGTAGAGTGGATTAGAGGCGATTATGCAGTTAGCGATCCTACACTTACAAGATTCTTTATGCTTCATGTTTGCTTATTACCGATTGTTATCATAATGGTTATAGGTGTTCACTTCTATACTTTACGTATCCCTCATGTTAATAACCTTGAAGGCGAAGAGATTGATTTTGAATTAGAAGCTGAAAAATATCTAAAAGGCGATACTGTAAATTCAAAAGTTATTCCATTTTGGCCAGGATTTTTAAGTAAAGATTTCTTCTATGTATCTTTATTTATGATTTTCTTCTTCTATTTAGTAAGTTTCCATTTCAATTTTGCTATGGATCCAATCAACTTCGATCCTGCAAATGCTGCTAAAACTCCAACTCATATCTATCCTGAGTGGTATTTCTTATGGCAATATGAAATTTTACGCGGTTTCTTCTTTGATATTGGACCTTTAAAAGCAGCTGATATTGGTGCTTTAGCTATGGCGTTTGCTGGTATTTCGCTATTCTTTATGCCTCTATATGATAGAAGCGATGTAGTAGCTCCAGCTCATAAAAGAAAAGGTTTCTTTATATGGTTCTGGTTACTTATTATCGATTTAATTATCCTAACAGTGTATGGCAAACTTCCTCCAACAGGATTTAATGCTTGGATAGGATTTTTCTCTTCAGTTGGCTTCCTTGCGTTGCTACTTGTAGTACTTCCTATCATCACAATCAAGGAAAGAAAGGCAAATAAATGA
- the gyrA gene encoding DNA gyrase subunit A: MEDNIFNSNQDVTTIDVEDSIKASYLDYSMSVIIGRALPDARDGLKPVHRRILYAMNDLGVGSRSPYKKSARIVGDVIGKYHPHGDTAVYDALVRMAQSFSMRIPAVDGQGNFGSVDGDNAAAMRYTEARMTVLAEELLKDLDRDTVDFIPNYDDSLSEPDVLPARVPNLLLNGSSGIAVGMATNIPPHSLDELVDGLLVLLENKSATLEDIMTHIKGPDFPTGGIIFGKKGIMEAYRTGRGRIKLRAKTHIEKKPNKDVIVVDELPYQVNKAKLHSDIAELVKEKQIEGISEVRDESDRDGIRLVIELKRDAMSDIVLNNLFKSTQMEVTFGVIMLAINNKEPKIFSLIELLRLFLNHRKTVIIRRTIFDLQKARARAHILEGLKIALDNIDDVIALIKTSADTNIARDGLMAKFGLSELQSNAILDMRLSKLTGLEREKLEAELKEILELINKLDAILKSEELIEAIIKDELLEIKSKFKCPRITEIIDDYDDIDVEDLIPNENMVVTITHRGYIKRVPSKSYEKQKRGGKGKVAVTTYDDDFIESFFTCMSHDTLMFVTDRGQLYWLKVYKIPEGSRTAKGKAVVNLINLQPDEKIKAIIPTTDFSKNKSLAFFTKNGLVKRTNLSEYQNIRSIGVKAINLDENDELVTVVIATSDYDEKVLDDPDIIVENELEESGFDALEEVIDSEIEAISELEESEIEHILESIDELPESSDEKMLFVVTKKGMCIKFPLSKVRQIGRVSRGVTAIRFKEEGDEVVGAVVIENDTQEILSVSQKGIGKRTTADEYRLQSRGGKGVICMKLTSKTKDLVGVVMVDESMDLMALTSSGKMIRVDMQTIRKAGRNTSGVIVVNVGSDEVVSIARCPKEESDDQDMDIIDDDFIAEQMAKIEEAE, from the coding sequence ATGGAAGATAATATTTTTAACTCAAATCAAGATGTAACAACCATAGATGTAGAGGACTCGATAAAAGCTAGCTATCTAGACTATTCGATGAGCGTTATCATAGGTAGGGCGTTGCCAGATGCTAGAGATGGGCTAAAGCCAGTGCATAGAAGAATCCTATATGCTATGAATGACTTAGGCGTAGGTAGTCGCAGCCCGTATAAAAAGTCTGCTCGTATCGTAGGTGATGTAATCGGTAAATACCATCCACACGGCGATACAGCTGTATATGATGCGTTAGTTAGAATGGCTCAGAGCTTCTCTATGAGAATTCCAGCCGTAGATGGCCAAGGAAACTTCGGCTCAGTAGATGGTGATAACGCAGCTGCGATGCGTTATACCGAGGCTAGAATGACGGTTTTAGCTGAAGAGTTATTAAAAGATTTAGATAGAGATACGGTTGATTTTATCCCTAATTATGATGATAGTTTGAGCGAGCCAGATGTTTTGCCCGCACGAGTCCCAAATTTATTACTAAATGGTAGTAGCGGTATCGCCGTTGGTATGGCTACAAATATCCCACCACATAGTCTAGATGAACTAGTAGATGGTCTTTTGGTTTTGCTAGAAAACAAAAGTGCCACACTAGAAGATATAATGACACATATCAAAGGCCCAGACTTTCCAACCGGTGGTATAATCTTTGGTAAAAAGGGGATAATGGAGGCTTACCGCACCGGTAGAGGTAGGATAAAATTAAGAGCCAAAACCCATATAGAAAAAAAGCCAAACAAAGATGTAATAGTTGTAGATGAACTTCCATATCAAGTAAATAAAGCCAAACTTCACTCAGATATAGCAGAATTAGTCAAAGAAAAGCAGATAGAAGGCATTAGCGAAGTTCGTGATGAGAGCGATAGAGATGGAATTCGCCTTGTTATAGAGCTTAAGCGTGATGCTATGAGCGATATTGTCTTAAATAATCTATTTAAATCAACTCAAATGGAAGTAACATTTGGGGTGATTATGCTAGCTATAAATAATAAAGAACCAAAGATATTTTCACTAATTGAGCTTTTAAGACTATTCTTAAACCATAGAAAAACAGTAATTATTAGAAGAACTATCTTTGATTTACAAAAAGCTAGAGCTAGAGCGCACATTTTAGAAGGGCTAAAAATCGCTTTAGATAATATAGATGATGTAATAGCTTTGATTAAGACCAGTGCTGATACAAATATCGCTAGAGATGGATTGATGGCTAAATTCGGTCTAAGTGAGCTACAAAGTAACGCAATTTTGGATATGAGATTAAGCAAACTCACTGGATTAGAGCGTGAAAAACTAGAGGCTGAGCTAAAAGAGATCTTAGAATTAATTAATAAGCTTGATGCAATCTTAAAAAGCGAGGAGCTAATTGAAGCCATTATAAAAGATGAGCTTTTAGAGATCAAATCTAAATTTAAATGTCCAAGAATTACTGAAATTATCGATGATTATGACGATATTGACGTAGAAGACCTAATCCCTAATGAAAATATGGTAGTAACCATCACTCATAGGGGCTATATCAAGCGTGTACCAAGTAAAAGTTATGAAAAACAAAAACGTGGCGGTAAAGGCAAAGTCGCAGTAACTACATATGATGATGATTTTATAGAGAGTTTCTTTACTTGTATGAGTCATGATACGCTGATGTTTGTAACTGATCGTGGGCAACTATATTGGCTAAAAGTATATAAAATCCCAGAAGGCAGCCGCACCGCTAAAGGAAAAGCTGTAGTAAATTTAATCAATCTTCAACCAGATGAAAAGATTAAAGCAATTATTCCGACTACTGATTTTTCTAAAAATAAATCTTTAGCATTCTTTACTAAAAATGGTCTTGTAAAAAGAACAAATTTAAGCGAATATCAAAACATCAGAAGCATCGGTGTTAAAGCTATAAATTTAGATGAAAACGATGAATTAGTAACAGTAGTTATAGCCACAAGTGACTATGATGAAAAAGTATTAGATGACCCAGATATAATAGTAGAAAATGAGCTTGAAGAGAGTGGATTTGATGCTCTTGAAGAGGTTATTGATAGCGAAATAGAAGCAATATCCGAACTTGAAGAGAGCGAGATAGAACATATTCTTGAAAGTATTGATGAGCTTCCAGAATCTAGTGATGAAAAGATGTTATTTGTCGTAACTAAAAAAGGTATGTGTATTAAATTTCCACTAAGCAAAGTTAGACAAATTGGCCGTGTATCCCGCGGAGTAACTGCTATCAGATTTAAAGAAGAAGGCGATGAAGTAGTAGGTGCTGTCGTTATAGAGAACGATACACAAGAAATTCTAAGCGTTAGTCAAAAAGGTATAGGCAAACGTACAACTGCTGATGAGTATAGACTTCAAAGTCGTGGCGGTAAAGGTGTTATTTGTATGAAACTAACATCAAAAACCAAAGACCTAGTCGGTGTAGTTATGGTGGATGAAAGCATGGATTTAATGGCTCTTACAAGCAGCGGTAAGATGATTAGAGTAGATATGCAAACAATCAGAAAAGCTGGTCGCAACACAAGCGGCGTAATCGTTGTAAATGTCGGTAGCGATGAAGTTGTCAGCATTGCAAGATGCCCTAAAGAAGAGAGCGATGATCAAGATATGGATATCATCGATGATGATTTTATAGCTGAACAAATGGCTAAAATTGAAGAAGCGGAATAA
- a CDS encoding c-type cytochrome, whose product MKELKAFLIVVLVTGAIYWGVEPYAHSILHPHVEPANFDFAKEDTTLAKTNVEKAEAALKAAQTSGDKSIIDGATKTLENAKAELEKYSTFWADINSIDLSKGDAASGANLVAAAGCTACHSIKSAGFEPAMDDKSASEAYGVAPPDLSNIGYLYDGKFLAALIKDPAMALKVTHKFNDTNPFPMTAFYGAGGDLNQEIADLVAYFKSIAPKEMSDRDVFIESCARCHDMKYVNVFANGNKQSIANYLGMTPPDLSMYIRSRSELYLNNFINDTQKMLPGTSMPRVGLNEKAQKQVIEYMREAGDSKKEERETTGIYIMIYFAILSVFAWAWKRKIWSKLH is encoded by the coding sequence ATGAAAGAATTAAAAGCGTTTTTAATTGTCGTCCTTGTTACAGGCGCTATTTATTGGGGTGTTGAGCCTTACGCACATTCAATTTTACACCCACATGTTGAACCAGCTAATTTTGACTTTGCCAAAGAGGATACAACTCTAGCAAAAACAAATGTAGAAAAAGCAGAAGCTGCTTTAAAAGCCGCTCAAACTAGCGGTGATAAAAGCATTATTGATGGTGCTACAAAAACTCTAGAAAATGCAAAAGCTGAACTAGAAAAATATAGTACATTTTGGGCTGATATCAATAGCATTGACCTTAGCAAAGGCGATGCAGCTTCAGGTGCAAATTTAGTAGCAGCTGCTGGATGTACAGCATGCCACAGCATTAAATCAGCTGGTTTTGAACCGGCAATGGATGATAAAAGTGCTAGCGAGGCTTATGGTGTTGCTCCTCCAGATCTTAGCAATATCGGATATCTTTATGATGGTAAATTCCTAGCCGCTCTTATTAAAGATCCAGCTATGGCGTTAAAAGTTACTCATAAATTTAATGATACAAACCCATTTCCTATGACAGCTTTCTATGGTGCTGGCGGTGATTTAAATCAAGAAATAGCAGACTTAGTAGCATATTTCAAAAGCATAGCACCAAAAGAGATGAGCGATAGAGATGTATTTATAGAGTCTTGTGCTAGATGCCATGATATGAAATATGTAAATGTATTTGCTAATGGCAACAAACAAAGCATAGCAAATTATCTAGGTATGACGCCTCCTGATCTATCTATGTATATTAGATCTAGAAGCGAACTATATCTAAATAATTTCATCAATGATACTCAAAAAATGCTTCCAGGCACATCTATGCCGCGTGTAGGCTTAAATGAAAAAGCTCAAAAGCAAGTTATTGAGTATATGAGAGAAGCCGGTGATAGCAAAAAAGAAGAAAGAGAGACAACAGGTATCTATATCATGATTTATTTTGCTATTCTTAGTGTATTTGCTTGGGCATGGAAACGCAAAATTTGGTCTAAACTACATTAA
- a CDS encoding sigma-54-dependent transcriptional regulator: MNVVIVEDDINMRKSLEIALGDYNEFSVKSYKSATEALKKLSNDTDVIVTDINMPGMDGLEFIKELGGKYDVIIMTGNATLNRAIESVRLGVKDFLTKPFDIDTLATAIKRTSVITQKTKTKTPDTTTGIKSSNFLAASANLDKTLNIAKKAAQTDVSVMIMGESGVGKELFSRYIHENSKRKDSALMAINMAAIPENLLESELYGYEKGAFTDATATKKGLFELANGGTLFLDEIGEMPLNLQPKLLRAIQEREIVRVGASKPIKIDVRIVSATNANLEQKVANGEFREDLFYRLNTVPLKIPPLRERKDEIVDIANATLKRVCVEYELGKKEFSQEAIDELLNYDYPGNIRELISIVERAAILSEGSSISKEDLFIYAKK, encoded by the coding sequence ATGAATGTTGTAATTGTAGAAGATGATATAAATATGCGTAAATCCCTTGAGATCGCTTTAGGTGATTATAATGAGTTTAGTGTAAAATCTTATAAAAGTGCTACTGAAGCACTTAAAAAATTAAGTAACGATACTGATGTCATAGTAACTGATATAAACATGCCTGGAATGGATGGACTAGAGTTTATAAAAGAACTTGGTGGCAAATACGATGTAATTATTATGACAGGAAATGCCACACTAAATAGGGCTATTGAGAGTGTTCGCCTTGGGGTGAAGGATTTTTTGACCAAGCCATTTGATATTGATACTTTAGCTACAGCAATTAAACGAACTAGCGTAATAACTCAAAAAACTAAAACTAAAACACCAGATACCACCACAGGGATAAAAAGTAGTAATTTTTTAGCCGCTTCTGCAAATTTAGACAAAACTCTAAATATTGCCAAAAAGGCAGCCCAAACCGATGTAAGCGTGATGATAATGGGAGAAAGTGGCGTAGGTAAAGAGCTTTTTAGCAGATATATCCATGAAAATTCAAAGCGAAAAGATTCAGCATTAATGGCTATTAATATGGCTGCAATACCTGAAAATTTACTTGAAAGTGAACTATATGGATATGAAAAGGGTGCTTTTACCGATGCTACAGCAACTAAAAAAGGGCTTTTTGAACTAGCAAATGGTGGAACTCTATTTTTAGATGAGATTGGAGAGATGCCACTAAATTTACAACCTAAGCTTTTGCGTGCGATTCAAGAGCGTGAGATCGTTCGTGTAGGAGCTAGCAAACCAATTAAAATAGATGTAAGAATCGTAAGCGCAACCAATGCGAATTTAGAACAAAAAGTTGCAAATGGTGAGTTTAGAGAGGATCTATTTTATCGTTTAAATACTGTTCCGCTTAAAATTCCACCACTTAGAGAACGCAAAGATGAGATTGTAGATATCGCAAATGCTACACTTAAGCGAGTTTGTGTTGAGTATGAATTAGGTAAAAAAGAGTTTAGTCAAGAGGCTATTGATGAGCTTTTAAATTATGATTATCCAGGTAATATTAGGGAGCTTATTAGTATTGTTGAGCGTGCCGCTATACTAAGTGAAGGTAGTAGTATTAGTAAAGAGGATCTGTTTATTTACGCTAAAAAGTAA
- a CDS encoding LPP20 family lipoprotein: MKRVLYTLVAGLALAGCANASGSNQQPAEVIVQKVDKEDIREIIQNEKMIPAMNADNEVAFSAIGEGIPPLDTVSPAQARALAKRSAITDGHRQLAAKLYGVKINAKDTVKDAMLQSSVIEGRVLGLIKNASVINQDFKDGLYRVEMELKIDREKWLELFAY, translated from the coding sequence ATGAAAAGAGTTTTATACACACTGGTTGCAGGTTTAGCATTAGCAGGTTGTGCAAATGCATCTGGTTCTAATCAACAACCAGCTGAAGTAATTGTCCAAAAAGTCGATAAAGAGGATATTAGAGAGATCATTCAAAATGAAAAAATGATCCCAGCTATGAATGCTGATAATGAGGTAGCATTTAGTGCTATTGGCGAGGGAATTCCGCCGCTTGATACTGTGAGTCCGGCTCAGGCTCGTGCATTAGCTAAACGTTCAGCAATTACAGATGGTCATAGACAGCTAGCAGCTAAACTTTATGGTGTTAAAATTAATGCTAAAGATACAGTAAAAGATGCAATGTTGCAAAGTTCAGTTATTGAAGGCAGAGTTTTAGGCCTTATCAAAAATGCTTCAGTAATCAACCAAGACTTTAAAGATGGTCTATATAGAGTTGAAATGGAGCTAAAAATAGATAGAGAAAAGTGGCTAGAACTTTTTGCTTATTAA
- a CDS encoding tyrosine-type recombinase/integrase, whose translation MRKSWHRLLKTNNLPKLRLHDIRHLIATYSINHLGTSVELVSYCLGHTNIATTQRYITKDMKMSLSVIENILKSVK comes from the coding sequence TTGCGTAAATCTTGGCACAGATTGTTAAAAACCAATAATCTACCTAAGCTTAGATTACACGATATAAGACACTTGATAGCAACTTATTCTATAAATCATTTAGGAACATCTGTTGAATTAGTTAGTTATTGTTTAGGGCATACTAATATTGCCACTACTCAAAGGTATATAACTAAAGATATGAAAATGTCGCTAAGTGTTATTGAAAATATTTTAAAATCAGTAAAGTAA